From the Candidatus Angelobacter sp. genome, the window AGAGCCACTTGCGGAGGAGTTCCGAGGCCATGCTCTTGCGTCCTTGTGCGCCCAGCTGGCCGACCCATCGCGTGTAAAGTTCCAGATGACCCGCCAGCCACCGGGGAGCGGCGCTGTCGAAGGCGTTGACGAGACGGTCCGCGCTCCGGATGAGATAGGGGGTCAGCAGCGTGGTAACGACCGACACGGCCACCGCCACGGGATAAAGAAACGCGCTGGTCACTTTCAGGGTGACGCCCAGCGAGGCGATGATGAAGGAGAATTCCCCGATCTGGGCCAGCCCCATCCCGACCCGCAGCGAGGTTCGACTGTCGTTTCCGGCGACAAACGCCCCGAAGCTGCACGTGATGATCTTGCCGAGGACGACGACCAGTGAGATGACGAGGATGGGAAGCCAATGTTTCAGCAGCATCGCCGGATCAATCAACAGTCCGATGGCGACGAAGAAAATGGCGCTGAACATGTCGCGAATCGGTTCGGTGAGAATTTCGATGCGGCCAATCTGGCGGGCTTCTGCGATCACCGCGCCGATGATGAACGCCCCCAGCGCGACGCTGTATCCCAGTTTCACCGCCAGCAGCGAAAACCCGAAGCACAATCCGAGCACGGTAATGAGGAGCATTTCGTTGCTTTTGAACCGGGCGACGTATCCGAGGAGGCGGGGCACCGCCAGCAGTCCGGCGACCAGAGTAGCGATGAGGAACAGAGTGAGCCTGCCGATGGTCGAGGCAACGTCGCCGAGGTGAAGCGAGCCGGTCATGGCGATGCCTGACAGCAGCGCGATCATCACAATGGCCAGAATGTCCTCGATGATAAGGATGCCAAAAATCAGTTCCGCAAATCGCTCCTTGCTCTTGCCCAGCTCAGCCAGGGCCCTGACGATGATGGTGGTCGAGGAAATCGAAAGCGTTGCGCCGAGGAAAATACTGTCCATCGCGCTCCAGCCGAACCACTGGCCGGCCTCGTATCCGACCCAGACCATCAGCAGGATTTCGAGCAGCGCGGCAATGAACGCCGTGGGGCCGACCCGCCTGAGCTTGCGAAGGCTGAACTCCAGGCCGAGCGAAAACATCAACAAAACCACACCCATCTCCGCGAGGGCCTTGATGGTCTCCTGGTCCTTGACCAGTGGCGACGGCGGCGTGTGCGGGCCGATGATCACTCCCGCGAGAATGTAGCCCAGAACAACCGGTTGCTTGAAACGATGAAAAATCACCGTCACCAGCCCGGCCACCATCATGACCACCGCCAGGTCCTGAAGAAATGCAATTCCGTGCATGGCGACTCGTCCCGGTCGAGAATGCGTTGCGGCAACGGCGCCCGTCAATTTCGGAAAGCGCAAAAGCCCGCGACAGTCGGGGTTCACGAAACCATCGGAACGCGAGGGGTCCGGCGAAAGTGTCGTTCGCTTATCGGAACTGTCTGTAAAACATCACCGCCGAGATGATAAAGCCGACACCGCTGATAATCTGCCGGACGCGTTTCTGGGGGATGCGCAGCGAGAAATGCGCGCCAAGGAAATAACCGGCCACCGCGCCCGCGGTCATCACCAGCGTCTTCGGCCAGTCAATCAACCCCGCGAAGATGAAATAGATTGCGGCGACCTGATTGATGAGCGACCCGAGCACGGTCTTCAGGCAATTCATTTCGTGAATGTCGGTCAATCCGAGATAGCCGAGTGATGCCAGCATGAGGATGCCGATCCCCGCGCCGAAATAACCTCCGTACACCGACACAAAAAACTGAAATAAAATGGCCGCCCAGATCTCCCGACGATGTGGCGCGGCGGTCTGGGCGGGTTTGTCCCCAAACCCGGCGAAACGGCGGAACGCGCCTTGCGTGACGAAGATGATCGTCGCGAAGAGAATGAGGAAGGGCACGAGCCGGGCGAACACCTCCTCCCGCGTTTTCGTAAGCAGAATGCCGCCGATCAGTCCGCCGAGCAGACTGACGGGCAGGAACCGCTTCAGCCAGGGCATCACCGCGGGGATCTGCTGACGGAAGCCGTAAACGCTTCCGGCGGTGCCGAAGACGAGCGCGAGCGTGCTGGTGGCGTTGGCGGTCACCGGCGGCGTTCCGAAGAACAACAACGCCGGAAAGGTGATGAGGGTTCCGCCGCCCGCAACGGCGTTGATCAAACCCGCGGCGGCCCCGGCCGCGGCCAGAGCGATGATTTCCGTTCCCGACATGGCGCGCGAGTTTGACTGAATCTGCCGCCAACTCAAGGCCGCATGCGTTAGCTGGTTGACCTGAGACTCGAAAACGGTTACGACACTCCGGCATCCGCTTATGAAAACCACGCCGAAAAGAAATCTTGTTTCCCAAAGTCACGTCGCCGCCACGGTTGCGGTTCTCTCGCTGTGTTCCTGGGCCGGTCTGCTGGCCGCCGCGCCGCCTCCGGGATTCACGCCGCTGTTCAACGGCAAAGACCTCGCCGGATGGCGCGGGGGCGACACGTTCGATCATCGCAAGTGGCTCGCGATGCCCGAAGCCGAGCGGGCCGCGAAGAACGCCGAGTGGACCGCCGACATGCGGAAGCACTGGCGTGTGGAGAACGACGAACTGGTCAACGACGGCAACGGCAGGTATGCCACGACGGAGAAAGACTACGGCGATTTCGAGTTGATGGTCGAATACAAGACCGTGCCGCTGGCCGACTCGGGCGTTTACCTGCGCGGTTGTCCCCAGGTCCAGATCTGGGACTACACCGAGAAGGAGAAATTTTCCCTGGGCGCGGACAAGGGTTCGGGCGGGCTTTGGAACAACAGTCCGGGCGCTCCGGGCAAGGATCCGCTCGTGCTCGCGGACAAGCCGTTCGGCGAATGGAACAAATTTCGGATCCTCATGGTCGGGTCGCGGGTCACCGTCTGGCTCAACGACAAACTGGTCGTGGATCATGCGAAAATGGAGAATTACTACGACCGCAAGACGCCGATCCCGGCGAAAGGTCCGATCGAGCTACAAACCCACGGCGGCGAAATTCGCTGGCGTAA encodes:
- a CDS encoding cation:proton antiporter, with product MHGIAFLQDLAVVMMVAGLVTVIFHRFKQPVVLGYILAGVIIGPHTPPSPLVKDQETIKALAEMGVVLLMFSLGLEFSLRKLRRVGPTAFIAALLEILLMVWVGYEAGQWFGWSAMDSIFLGATLSISSTTIIVRALAELGKSKERFAELIFGILIIEDILAIVMIALLSGIAMTGSLHLGDVASTIGRLTLFLIATLVAGLLAVPRLLGYVARFKSNEMLLITVLGLCFGFSLLAVKLGYSVALGAFIIGAVIAEARQIGRIEILTEPIRDMFSAIFFVAIGLLIDPAMLLKHWLPILVISLVVVLGKIITCSFGAFVAGNDSRTSLRVGMGLAQIGEFSFIIASLGVTLKVTSAFLYPVAVAVSVVTTLLTPYLIRSADRLVNAFDSAAPRWLAGHLELYTRWVGQLGAQGRKSMASELLRKWLWQMGLNAALIAAVFAATVFVSKHPPDWLVRSSFDPTSVNALLWLTAVLVSLPLLIATFRKLQALGLLVAEIKVPDGAAGERTPAVRAVIARAIPLVGVVALGLYILTLSSALLPPVKVLLLLLIVVGLFTWLFWRSFIRIYSRAQVALEQTLTGPPAPRREPAPAPLPGMLHDANLETIGVSPGAPAAGKLIRELRLRTVTGASIVGIERSGASIINPGPDEELQAGDQILLLGSPGQLTSARALFERATSTGANDRPN
- a CDS encoding sulfite exporter TauE/SafE family protein translates to MSGTEIIALAAAGAAAGLINAVAGGGTLITFPALLFFGTPPVTANATSTLALVFGTAGSVYGFRQQIPAVMPWLKRFLPVSLLGGLIGGILLTKTREEVFARLVPFLILFATIIFVTQGAFRRFAGFGDKPAQTAAPHRREIWAAILFQFFVSVYGGYFGAGIGILMLASLGYLGLTDIHEMNCLKTVLGSLINQVAAIYFIFAGLIDWPKTLVMTAGAVAGYFLGAHFSLRIPQKRVRQIISGVGFIISAVMFYRQFR
- a CDS encoding DUF1080 domain-containing protein → MKTTPKRNLVSQSHVAATVAVLSLCSWAGLLAAAPPPGFTPLFNGKDLAGWRGGDTFDHRKWLAMPEAERAAKNAEWTADMRKHWRVENDELVNDGNGRYATTEKDYGDFELMVEYKTVPLADSGVYLRGCPQVQIWDYTEKEKFSLGADKGSGGLWNNSPGAPGKDPLVLADKPFGEWNKFRILMVGSRVTVWLNDKLVVDHAKMENYYDRKTPIPAKGPIELQTHGGEIRWRNIFIREIKADEANKLLDSKGRGGFQSVFNGKSFDGWAGPVGEYEVKDGAICCQKGKGGTIYTKDEFADFVARVEFKMPPGGNNGLAIRYPGEGDTAYVGMCECQVLDDNYEKATGDKIDPRQAHGSAYGMAAAARGYQRPIGEWNFEEVTVKGSTIKVELNGTVILDADLSKVTTFLANHPHPGKDRTSGHFGFAGHNDPVCFRDIQIKRL